From the Microbacterium sp. W4I4 genome, one window contains:
- a CDS encoding sugar ABC transporter ATP-binding protein: MSDPILKVEGISKGFPGVQALQDVNLEVREGEVLVLVGENGAGKSTLMKILSGIYTRDAGEILFEGEPIELTGPLQAQQLGITIIHQELNMMPDLTVAQNMYIGREPKRGPFVSERALNRQAAELLARLDIHLDPRQNVGELTVAEQQMVEIAKALSFNAKVLIMDEPTSALTETEVETLFVLIEQLKASGTGIVYISHRMDELKRLADRVSVLRDGQYIGSLEKDEISIPTVIEMMVGRVIDEGARPEPRDFSEQPVVLEVQGLSTKALLKDVSFQLRKGEILGFAGLMGAGRTETARALIGADPRDGGTILVDGRQQRIRQPEDAVKRGIGYLSEDRKLLGLMLEQDVTFNTVLASLDSYANSIGWMGDRTAKGRTKDYVQQLRIKTPSVNQLVKLLSGGNQQKVVIARWLMRDCDILIFDEPTRGIDIGAKEEIYRLMQQLADAGKSIIVISSELPELLRIANRITVFANGEVMGELTNEQATQEKIMHLAAHGEDN, translated from the coding sequence ATGAGTGATCCGATCCTCAAGGTCGAGGGAATCAGTAAAGGGTTCCCCGGCGTGCAGGCTCTGCAGGACGTGAACCTCGAGGTTCGGGAGGGCGAAGTGCTCGTCCTCGTGGGCGAGAACGGCGCCGGCAAGTCGACGCTGATGAAGATCCTCTCCGGCATCTACACCCGCGACGCGGGCGAGATCCTCTTCGAGGGCGAGCCGATCGAGCTGACCGGTCCGCTGCAGGCGCAGCAGCTGGGCATCACGATCATCCACCAGGAGCTGAACATGATGCCCGACCTCACGGTCGCGCAGAACATGTACATCGGGCGTGAGCCCAAGCGGGGCCCCTTCGTGTCGGAGCGGGCGCTGAATCGACAGGCTGCCGAACTTCTCGCCCGGCTCGACATCCACCTCGACCCGCGGCAGAACGTCGGCGAGCTGACCGTCGCCGAGCAGCAGATGGTGGAGATCGCCAAGGCGCTCTCGTTCAACGCCAAGGTGCTCATCATGGATGAGCCGACCTCCGCGCTCACCGAGACCGAGGTCGAGACTCTCTTCGTCCTCATCGAGCAGCTGAAGGCGTCCGGCACCGGCATCGTCTACATCTCGCACCGCATGGACGAGCTCAAGCGGCTCGCCGACCGCGTCAGCGTGCTCCGCGACGGGCAGTACATCGGATCTCTGGAGAAGGACGAGATCAGCATCCCGACCGTCATCGAGATGATGGTCGGCCGCGTGATCGACGAGGGAGCCCGCCCCGAACCTCGTGACTTCAGCGAACAGCCCGTCGTGCTCGAGGTGCAGGGGCTGTCGACGAAGGCGCTGCTGAAGGACGTCTCATTCCAGCTGCGCAAGGGGGAGATCCTCGGCTTCGCCGGGCTCATGGGCGCCGGACGCACCGAGACGGCGCGCGCCCTGATCGGCGCCGACCCCAGGGATGGCGGAACCATCCTCGTCGACGGACGACAGCAGCGCATCCGTCAGCCCGAGGATGCCGTCAAGCGCGGCATCGGCTACCTGTCGGAGGACCGCAAGCTGCTGGGCCTCATGCTCGAGCAGGATGTCACCTTCAACACGGTGCTCGCCTCACTCGACTCCTACGCCAACTCGATCGGCTGGATGGGCGATCGCACCGCGAAGGGCAGGACCAAGGACTATGTGCAGCAGCTGCGCATCAAGACCCCCTCGGTCAACCAGCTCGTCAAGCTGCTGTCCGGCGGAAACCAGCAGAAGGTCGTCATCGCCCGCTGGCTGATGCGCGATTGCGACATCCTCATCTTCGACGAGCCGACCCGCGGCATCGACATCGGAGCGAAAGAGGAGATCTACCGGCTCATGCAGCAGCTCGCCGATGCCGGCAAGTCCATCATCGTCATCTCGTCCGAGCTGCCTGAGCTGCTCCGCATCGCGAACCGCATCACGGTGTTCGCGAACGGCGAGGTCATGGGCGAACTCACCAACGAACAAGCCACACAGGAGAAGATCATGCACCTCGCAGCACACGGAGAGGACAACTGA